The Apium graveolens cultivar Ventura chromosome 10, ASM990537v1, whole genome shotgun sequence nucleotide sequence AAAAAACAAATTGATTTTGTTCAAACGTTGTAAAATGCACCTGCACTCTTTAGTGATCCGACCAAAGTAAGACCTCATAGGCACACTGCTTCTTATCGCCTGAACCATTGATAACAGTCAGACTCAACAATGGAATCATGTCAGCCGCGTATGTCCATCCAGCTTAAGGCCTCCTTAAACGCCATAGCTTCTGCCTCAACATGGGAATATAGTCCTCGCTGGAAAACTGCTTTAGCTTCACATAACTCACCCGCTGAATTTTTTGCTTCTAGTCCAAAACCAACACCACCATGATCATCAAATACCGCCGCATCAACTGATAACTTGACTTTGTTCGGTTGGGGCTTGACCCAAGTAACAGCTCCATCTCTATCTATCTTGGGCTGAAGAGGAGTTACAAAGTTTCTATCTTGGGTTGTAATCCACTGTGCAAGATACTGCCTTGCTGCTGCAACTGTCCTGTAGATCCTTGTGTGTTTCTGGTTCCAGACAAGATCATTTCTTGTCCTCCAAAGAGACCAACAGAGTGAAACTATTTCTGCAAACTTACTCTTATCCACCACGTCAAAAACAGATACTAGCCAGGAGCGAAAATCAGGTGCTTCTATAAGAGGAGAACCTGGCAATAATATCGACCAACACTGCCTTGTATATTGACAATACATCAAGCTATGAACTATAAATTCCACCTATGCCTGACATGTAGGACATACAGCTTGAACTTGTACTCTTTTTGACTGGAGTTGAGACAAAGTTGGCATCGTACCTGTTAATGCTCGCCAAAACCAGATTAATAACTTTTGGCGGGGCTTTTATGCTCCAAAGAATTTTCCAGACCTTATCATTAGGTTCCACACTCCAGTGACTTCTCTGATCTTGTAATCTCCTGTAGGCCGACTTAACTGAATATAAACCAGACTCTTCAAACTTCCAGTATAATTGATCTTCTTGGTCTGATGTAAATAAAGGAATAGCCAAAATGCTCTCCTTATCCCTATTATTGAAAATATCAGAGACTGTTTCCACATCCCATTCCAGCTTGTCTGTGCACATCAACGAATCAATTGTTTTACCCTGTAAACCAATTGTGTCAGTCTTGATATAAGGGTTTTGCTCTGTTAGTAACCAGGGCTGGTCGAGAATTTGGATACTTTTTCCGTTACCAACTCTCCATCGAACACCATCTCTAATTAGTTGTTGAGCCTCCATTAGGCTACGCCAAATGAAACTAGGATTATGCCCTAGTCCAGCATGAATCACATCCGTCTTGTCAAAATACCTGGCTTTATATAGTCGTGACACTAAGCTCTGTGTATTCGTAGCCAGCCTCCACAGCTGTTTGCCCAGCATAGCGATATTAAAGTCCCTGAAATTTCTAAAACCCATACCACCAGCACTTTTGTGTTTAGGCAACCTGTCCCAATTCATCAATATCACTTTCGAATTATTTGCTTGCCCTGAACTCCACCAGTATTTCGTTAAACACTTTTCAATGCTAGAGCACGATCCAGTCGTATTTCCACCCAGTTATATGTACCCCTGCCTCTTTCCCACGTGAATTGGTGGCCATGAAGTTCTAAATCATTTAACCCAGCTTCCTCTATAGTGTCATTGAAATCATCTAAGAGCCATTGAGGGTATAGCATTCCTCCTTTCTTGTCTTCCTGCTGCAAAATGTTTTTCATGTCTCCAATGATACACCATGGCAAATTATTCTCTCTAGACAAGTTTCTAAGCAGTTCCCACGTTCTTCTCCTCTGACTTCTGTTGGGTTCTCCGTAAAAACCCGTCAATCTCTTTATCTGCATATCCGGTATAGAAATGACCACGTCAATATGATTGTTCGGCATGCTCAATAAGCTGACATGAATTTGGTCTTTCCAGAGTAAGGTTATTCCCCCACTACGCCCCTGAGCTTCCACCGTAAGCATACCTTGAAAACCTGTGCGACTTCTCACCCTTTTCATCTTCTTAGAATTACTCAACATCTCACAAACAAACATTAAATCAGGTCTATGTTGACGTATCACGTCCTGAAGGAACTGAATCTTCCAAGGCGGCCCCATGCCTTGGCAGTTCCAACTTAGCATTTTCATGGCATCCGGCTAGCTTGCATAGCAAGCGTAGCCAGTTGAGTGTTGTTTGATGTTGTACAATCCAATCCGGAAAGCCCAACATCCTTTGGTTTATTGATTACAGATGAGTCTGACACTAGTCCAAGTCCACCTGGAGTATCCATTGTATCATAATTACCCGGTCCACCCTGCATCCTTTTCCTATCTGCAACTAAAAGCCTAGTCAATTCATCATTATCCGGCCCAGTTTCAATATTTGACTTCCAAATTTCCCCCGGAGTCTCCAAATTTGAAGTTTCCCTCCTACTTTCCATGTTTCTTGTTCCTGGAATTAAGGAGTTTGTATTATCCCCTTGATTGCGCCTTTCCAACCTTACTGCATTTCCTAAAATCACGTTGTTATCCTCATCTGCGTAACTAACTCCCCCTGATTTCGGTCCTGGCCCGTACCGTCCCTGACGCGCCTCCCACCCTGAGTCATCGTCTTCCCGGAGGCACCTGCTTCTTGCCTGACCATCAGCCCTCCTAGGAGGGGCTCTAAGCCAACTACCCCACTCCTGGCTACCTTCATCAGTCGTTCTAGAAAGGAACTTCTTACAGTATCTCTCTGTATGAGTTAGCATACCACAGGTAAAACAAAATCCACTAGTCGTTCGTACTTGCATGACACCATCACCTTCATTCCATTCTTCTTTGTTATTTTCTTCCAACGTTTGAGCGGTTTTCTGACATCCGGTCTGATTTTGATATGCATGAACTCTCTCCACAGACTTGAGTTGCTCTTGCAATCATATTCCAAAAATTCGCCAAAAAAGTCTCCCAAAAGCTTTCCCACAGATTCAGACATGAACCCAGAAGGAAGATCAAAGATTTGCAGCCAAATATTCATATGCCACAGAGGGACATTCATAGGATCCTCACCATTGGGAATCTCCGCCACCACAAGCATTGCGTTGTCAAAGGACCACGGACCCCCCTTCAGAACCCAGTTCTTATCTTCCTTGTGAAAGAACTGGAACAAAAAGATCCCTACCTCCAGTTCTTTAATGTTTATACCCATCACCGGCTTCCAAACATCAGCCATCTTCGTTTTCATGGCATTTACGTTAATGCTTTTCCCCGTCAAGAATCTACCGACAAtacataattcatatttattgACCTCAACCTCTCCTTCTCCTTCGAGTACAATTGCAGAATTCTCTTCTTTCTCAATGTCTAACCCAGCAAACTGTTCATTCAAATCAATAACATGAGTCATGAGAAAATTAAAACTCACACGATTCACCCTTTGAAATTAAGATTGAACGGAGAGAACATAAAAACTCTCACAAAGAATGGAGAGAAAAAGTTACGAATTAGTTGTCCAAAATCAGGGTTTTAATATAAAATAGATAAGCGTGCTGTTAATTAGTAGGCTAAAAACGAGTGAAAAATGAATTAACCGATTTTTTCAGGCAAGACTAATGAATGTTCCTCAAATAACAAATTTTATCCGTTCATACTGTTAATTAATTTTGTCAAGTTTTCTTTTTCAATTCAGCCGAGAATCACTTAACTAGTTTGGTTACTCTTTCATTCTAGTTTGTTGAAGTGGTGTGATCATTTGAGGGAACTTCCGGGTGAAACGGTGGATTTTCTTTCAAGTTTCAAGGAATGCACAGACCCGGGGCAGTAGTGCTGCAACACAATATCGGTGCATGAAACATGAGAAAACTCCAAATATAAACTATTGTTACAGAATTTTTGCCTTAATCATATAATTTGATGGTAATCAGTCTCTTTGGCATCGCATTTGCAGTCCCTTGAATCTTCTGTATAGAATACAGTTATAACTGAATGCACTTACTGTTCAAATTATATACTAACTTCCGTCAACGTCCTAGTTAGTCACCTTGGTGGGACTTGATCATCCATCTATATTAAAGTTTATAAATGAACGATAAGACTGAATATCATGGATTCATGGTGGATTAATGGTGAACAAGGTGAATGTTGATCAATGTATACTCTGATATATTCACATCAATAAAAAAATATCTTATATTTTTAATGGACTTAAAATATACTTATGAAAATTGgttttatttttgaagaaaaatattTGGTGTACAGAATTGTGTACATAAGTAGTGAATTTTAATTGTAATGGGATCGACAACACCAATTACAACACTAATTGCCCTGTCATTTTATACAATTTTTTTATACAAAATTCGGTACGTCTAGCACTTTTCATTTTTGAATCCCCTTAGTGACTCGAATTCCGAAAATTGTCCTCAACTGTTGGATCATTAGTCACCTTCTTTTTACAACATAAACCAGAAGGACAGTGTTAACATCCTTGACCTCTGTTTGAATCCGCCATTGCCCCTGATCACACGTCTTATATTATTTACAAATCTCACAATCGCAGTCTCCGCGGCCCATCGCTATGAATAGCAGATTCGCAGGGTCCCATTCTCACTGTCTGGCAGTCACCTTTCCCGGTTGCAAAAGAAAAAGTTTATCTTAATAACAAGCTTTCTGCATGTAAACTTCTGTTGCTTTTTTATCATAAAACAAGCTTCCTTTGAATCAAAATGTACTTCGTAAACCAATAGATTTGAATGCCAGCAACAGTATGTGTTACAACCCTAGCCACACCAGTCGAAATATAACTGCAAACTCAGTCGATCTACTTACAAATATATGCGTACATTAATCGCCACGTGCTATTGGTTACTATAGAGGTTCATACTACAGGCCAATGGACTCCTCAAAACATATTTGAACTTAAAAAAGTGCGATAAAATCATAATGCTCTGAACCGCTTGTAaaacaattattattatttagttATTTATACTATTAGAAAATTAATATAAGATCCTTAAAATGGGTTTTTTCTAGACCTTTTAGATTTTAGAGCTAATGGTTCATTAACATGATATAAGAGGTCTCACCGACAAGAGACTCCGGTTAGCCACCCCCAACCATCTCACACTTCAGGTCATCACTTACAATCTCACAATTTATCACCAATAATAAGACAAAATTTGGGAATTTATGCTCCGAAGATGATCGTACTTGATCTACTCTTGGATCTTAAAAAGGATATTTCTCTAAACTTTCACGATTTTGAGCAAATGATTTCTTACATTTACTCGACTCATCTTAAAATATAACCCCATCAAAATCATAGCTCCTTGATAAGTAATTATTATATAACGGTAATGTTACTGTTATTTTGCATATATGCTTCCCTTTGACCTCCATTTTCTTTTCCCGGATACGAAATAAACATAAAAATCAACAAACATCGAAAGAAATGACCAATCTATTTTACAAGTAAATTACAACAAAATTAGTGAAAATGTACAACTGAGAGTGAAAGCAGGTTGTACTGAAAATTATAGTAGCCACAGAAAACATGAAAATCTACAGCGACATGATATTACAAAAAATGTAAATCATATGTTTGTGGCGTGAGGTTCAGTGAGTTGTCTACGTTGAGGGTCTGATTCTTTAAAATTGTCTTATACACGTTGAACACATACATACAAACACAAACATACTCTACATGATTTTTATTCAAACGGGGTCAAAAAAGCCAAAACGTCACTAACGGTTATAATAGATTTCTTGTTGATTGATATTAATTGTGTTTTTACCAGTACGGTTTCTTTAAAGTGTGCCCATGTAAAAAGTTAATTGACaaattttgattaattatttttcaataattttgAGGGATATCTCTGAATTTACAAAAATTGAAACTAATAAAACATTTTGTAACTCACAAAAAATCATTGTTAAAATGCGTTCATCGCTATATACTACACAAACTCTTGCTTATTTATTGGAAAAGTTTTTGGACTTTAATGATGTAGAAAGATTGAATTAATAATTTAGTGTTAATTTTTTAATAGGGATCTTTATGGTAATGAATTTTATATTGATATTTACTATTGAATAATAGAGAGCATGTTGAATTGGGTAGACGAAAAATTAATAGtaagttgattgatttaaaaattcatatCACGGAATTAGCTATAAACAGACCAAGTCACAGTCGAATGTAACATCAGTCTTATATATAATTAACATAAATCTATTCTTAGCATTCTGATAGCTCATATTTTATTGAGGCAGCCATGAGTGTGTTGTAATAATAGTGTTACATGTTTTCATTGACAAGGCTGTTAAGTTTACATGTTGCTTGGCAGAGACTGTACCCAAATTTACTTGTGAAACGGTTACGATATTATTTCTACTGCCATCCCGTGTTTGCAGAACATTTTCAGTTTATCATATGGTGGTTAGACATTTTCTATCGATTTTGGGCTATTTTTTATTAATTCGTCCTTCAAAAATGACCATTCTTCTTATACTGTAGGTTCATAACCAAAATTATATTGTTATAGCTTAGTTTATCGCAAAATTTAATTTTGGTATATAGAATCAAATTAGACACCCCtcaattaaaatactcaaatatgCGCCGTCTGTCTGTCTCGATGTTTTAATATGTACAAAGGGGAACTCGAGTACACATGTGATTTTGAACTTGTAACCTTTTGATACACACGATGATGAGGTATATTCACTAGATTATAATACTCGGGATTTCAAACGCAATGTCGTGATGATTCATATCTTAGTATGCCGGGGTAATTCATTTCCTAATACACATCAGGATGAatgaaattttttatattttgTGGGCTTAATTAGGATGAATGAATTTAATTATCTACAGAAAGGCACTTCAATGATTTGGTTAAGAAGGGTCTCAAAAGGCATAAACGCTAACTTTCTTCTTCACTGAGATTGGTTTAGCTTAATTAATTGAATGAGAATCTATTAGACTTTTTTCTAGTTTATATCATAAACACTTTATTGAATGACCATTTTGATCTTGATTATTACAAACTAATCTATTGTTATTTGGTGTGATTAGAAATATAGGTGCTATATATAATCAAAATCTTAATAGCCACACCTGAGGACTGAGAGTGACAAAAGTAAAGAGGAAAACTTTCTAGTCTACGATGCCAGGAATCATCCAAAACTTACCAGTTACTATGTTAGGGATTATTACGAATGTCAATACCCAGACCGCAGCACCATTATACAGATGCCCAACCAAATAATATCTCAACATCCAGTCAAAAGCAGTAGATAATATAAAAACTGATTCTGCATCATAGCTTTCTTCTTGATTCAGATTGATTTTGCTAAGCTATTACACTTTTATggattatttaataaaaaattatagaAGACCTATTTTGATCAAGCTTTTTACAAACCTCTACTATCAATACAATTACTTGTTAAAATATAATTTGTACTTGGACACACAATTTGACTTCTTAGAGAACTGAATATGATTTCATAAAATTCTAACCAATTGcagataaaaaaaaaaaaaaattgtaacaaACACTAAATCAGTTTTCATCTACATAAGCAACTCCAGTTATCCAGCAAAATGTACATTCAAATACAATCTGTTCTTTTATGTGATAATCCTCGTCCTCTTACACTCTGTCTACTATTTATCAACGTAAGGATCAACTTAACAGGAAACAACTGTAATCAAACTAGTTTGGATCAAATAGCAGACTAACTCAACGAGAATAATGAGAACCACTAAGTTTCAACACACCGAATATTTCAATTTTGTTCAAGCGTGTCAAATTATCTTGGTTTACCATTCCACGAATAGGGCATAGAACGTGTAAGGTTCAACAAATATAATTAAGGTTCAACATAAGTATATTCTTCAACTTTAGTACTAAAAGTGTTTAACCACTAACTCTAACTAGACACTCTATAGTACATCAACTTTCAagactttttctttttctgatAGTGTCAAAAAGCATAAACGTCACTAATGTTTATTCTAGCTTCCTTCTTGACAGATTGAGACCAAGTGTGCTTAAACAAAAGTCACTCTAGTTTCTACTATTATATAAAACTGAATTAACAATTATTAAAACATCACTATTTCACAGAAAGAGGAGAACAAGTTTCATTGGATAGACGAGAAATCAATAGTAACATACTGGCTCATGGAAAATAATTGGAGAAAAACTAAACTAAAATGACATTACTCCTTTTGTGTTTAATACACTGCCATATTCTGATATTCTAGTATTTCCTGCAGCTTAATCAAATTCTCATTCAGCGACTTTAAGATTATATACATTTGTTCAACCGAAAAACTGGAGCGATGAAGTAAATATGAATGTTAGAAGAACTGAATAAATAAGAGAATGCAACATTGTATTATCAAAATAGAGAAGGATATATATGACTAAATGGAAGAGAGGGAACATAAATTTCTAAACTGATACAACGGAgtttttatttcaaaataatttatgtTCAACAAGGAGAAAAGAAATTTCAAATTAAGATCCAGAAAGTAATATAAATTCAATTCTTTTTCTCCAACTTCATTGATATTAGCGAAAAGGGTCTTAGTCCTGATGCGGGGGGCACGTCATTCTATCTGCACTTAAGTTTTTGGTTTTAAGGTTTTTTCTATCGGCAGACAAATTGCTATTTTATGCTGAAACAACTTGTTTCTCCTCATTCTTCTAAATTTTGGCCATCCTTCTTCCAAACTATATGTTCACATTTATTTCTATCTGTTATATTCTAAGACTGAGGGTGCTCAGATTTACTTGAACTACAGTAAAAATTTACTTGAACTGCAGTAGAAACAAAAAACGTTTCTGATTCCATTTTGCATTTGTTAAATGGCTCTCATTTATTTGGTGATAATGAACTTAACTGCTACAGATTAAGGTAAGTATAAGCTAGGTACTTTCTGGTGAGATTGCAAACACAGATTGCAACTACTAACAGACTCTCTGTACTCAGCAGAGAGACCAGTGTTGTCTTCTATATAATGATTCTAAAATTAATAATGTTCACAATGTAGTAGGATCTAGGAAGCAcgtgttaaagagtataagatcctgTTCGGACCTTCCACTATAACCTTAAGATTTTAGATGGACATGTTACTTAACATGGAATTAGAGCTCATTTCAGGGAAGGACTCGGGTTCGAGTCCTCCCACCCCCATTTATTTGATTTATAGTATTAAAGAGTATAAGATACGAACTGGCACGAACACGGATGGGGCGACACGGAGGGGGAGTGTTAAAGATTATAAGATCCTGTTCGGGCCTTCCTCTACAACCCTAAGGTTTTAGACGAACTAGTTACTTAACAGCACGGACACGGATGGGGCAACACGGGATACCGGATACGGATACGGGGACAAGAGGATTAGCCAATTAGTAAAAAGTCATGGATACGGGAGACGGAAAAAAAAATGGAAGTAATAAACTATAGGATTTTCTATATGTCAAACATTGAACAACT carries:
- the LOC141690709 gene encoding uncharacterized protein LOC141690709, with the translated sequence MGPPWKIQFLQDVIRQHRPDLMFVCEMLSNSKKMKRVRSRTGFQGMLTVEAQGRSGGITLLWKDQIHVSLLSMPNNHIDVVISIPDMQIKRLTGFYGEPNRSQRRRTWELLRNLSRENNLPWCIIGDMKNILQQEDKKGGMLYPQWLLDDFNDTIEEAGLNDLELHGHQFTWERGRGTYNWVEIRLDRALALKSV